One Gemmatimonadaceae bacterium genomic window, TACCTCAACGGCGGAATCGAGATCGAAGGCAACATCGAGCCCGTGCTGGCGCACCGCAATTTCTTTATGGACGCGCATCCGATGGTGACGGCCTGGCACATGTTCTGGCCGAAGATCCACGGCCAGGAGCGGACTGACGCCGAGCACATCTCTCATCACTACGACATTGACGCCGATTTCTTTCTCTCGTTCCTCGACAAGCGACACCGCTGCTACTCCCACGGCATCTTCGAGTGCGACGATGAGTCACTCGAGGACGGCATCACGCGCAAGCTGCAGTTCTCGCTGGATTCGGTCGAAGCGCGGCCCGGCTATCGAATTCTCGACGTCGGTGGAGGATGGGGCGCGTTTACCGAATTTGCCGGGAAGAAGGACATGCAGGTTACGTCACTCACCATTTCGCGTGAGTCCGAGAAGTTCCTGAACGACCTGATCGCCCGCGAAAAGCTTCCCTGCCAGGTGAAGTACCAGCATCTGCACGAGCATCACCCCGACAAACCGTACGACGCCATCTGCATTCTCGGCGTGACCGAGCACCTTCCGGACTACGACAAGACACTCGGACTTTATCGCTCAATGCTCAAGCCGGGCGGCAAGGTCTATCTCGACGCCAGCGCGAAGAGAAAGAAGTACGACATATCCAGCTTCCTCCGGAGGCACATCTACCCGGGCAATGGCTCGCCGATGTGTCTGCACGACTACTTACGGGCCGTTTCGGAGTCTCCGTTCCAGCTCGAAGGCGTCCACGACGACCGCCACAGTTACGCCCTGACGGCGAAGCATTGGGCGGAACGGTTCGACGCCGCGCGAGAAGAGATCGAACGCCGGTGGGGACGCGCGCAGTACAGGAAATTCCGACTGTTCCTCTGGGGCTGCTACGATGGTTTCAAGCGCGATGACATCCAGGCATATCGCGTGGTCCTCCAGCTTCCCTCAGTCGCCTGACCTGACCAGCAGGACCTCGTTGTCACCGCCGCCTGCCCCAGGAAGGCGGCGGCATGCCGATTTATCCCCGAGGATTGAAATGATGCATCTGCGTTCCCTGTCTTTGATCCTCGCCTTGCCTGTCACCGCAGCCGCGCAGACCGGCAGCACGCGCGCGGTTGCGTCGCGGAATCCGGGAGCCGTCACGACACTCGACACGGCGCGGCTTCGCGGCCTTCGGTATCGCATGATCGGACCCGCGCGTGGCGGCCGCGTCACGACTGTTACCGGCATAGCGCAACGGCCGATGACTTTCTATATGGGCACCACTGGCGGCGGCGTCTGGAAGACCGTCAACGCCGGGCAATCGTGGACGAATGTATCCGACGGATACTTCGAAGCTGCATCCACGGGCTCGATAGACGTCGCCGATTCGAATCCGGACATCGTCTACGCCGGCACCGGTTCGGATGGAATCCGCAGCAACGTTTCCATCGGCAAGGGCGTGTACAAGTCCGTGGATGCGGGTCGCACCTGGTCGCATGTCGGCCTGCGCGACGCGGGCCAGATCGCTTCGATCGTGGTTCATCCGGGTAATCCCGACATCGTCTACGTGGCAGCCCTTGGCGATCCGTTCAAACCAACTCCGGATCGCGGCGTCTATCGAACTCGCGACGGAGGACGCAACTGGCAGAAGGTCCTCTTCGTTTCCGACTCGACCGGGGCCGTGGACCTCGAGCTTCAGCCAGGTAAATCCGATGTCGTGTACGCAGCGATGTGGCGCGCGGAGCGCAAACCGTGGACGATCATCAGCGGAGCTCGCGAAGGCGGCGTGTATCGCAGCGCCGACGGGGGCGACAACTGGAGCCGGCTCTCGGGCGGACTTCCCGCGGGCCTCGTCGGAAAGTCCGACTTCGCGGTATCTCCCGCAAAGCCGGACCGCCTCTATGTGCTCATCGAGGCAAAGCCCGGCGGCGGCCTCTATCGCTCCGACGATGCGGGACGCTCGTTCATCGCGGTTGACACGACGACGCGCGGCCTGATCACCCGTCCGTTCTATTACACCAACATTGACGCAGATCCGACCAACAGCGACATCGTATATGTCGGTACCGAGGACTTCTACAAGAGCACGGACGCGGGAAAGACGTGGGCGACGATGTCCACGCCACACGGGGACAACCACGACATGTGGATCAACCCCGCCAATCCGTCCATCATGATCCAGTCCAACGATGGCGGTGCGAACGTCTCGCTCGATAGCGGCCGCAGCTGGTCCACGCAGTACAATCAGCCGACCGCCGAGATTTACCAGATCTACACGGACAACCAGTTTCCGTATCGGGTCTATGGAGCGCAGCAGGACAACACGACGCTCATCGTGCCAGGTCTTCCCGTGACTGATTCGCTTCCCGATGATCCGATTCAGAGCTGGCGCACCGGACCCGGATGCGAGACCGGTCCCATCTTCCCGCATCTGACGAATCCCGACACGGTCTATGGGTCGTGCAAAGGACAGTTCTCACGCCTGTCGCTCCGCACCGGACAGGAGAAGCGATACTGGGTCGGCGCGCAGTCCATCTACGGCATGCCGGGAAAGGACCTCATCTACAGGTTCCAGCGCGTCTCCCCAATGGAATACTCGCCGCACGACGCGACGACGCTCTACTACGGATCGCAGTACGTCCACCGCACGCGCGACGAAGGCGTGACGTGGGAGCGCATATCCCCCGATCTCACCTGGAACCCGCCGGAGCGGCAGCAGAAAGTCTCCGGCGAGCCGATCACGATTGACGTGACGGGAGAGGAATTCTACAGCACGCTCTATGCGATTCGTGAATCGCCCCTCCGCGCGGGGGTTATCTGGACGGGAGCCAATGACGGACCGTTTCACGTGACCCGCGACGGCGGCAGAACGTGGAAGAAGATCACTCCGGCCGGTCAGCCGCAGGGATGCCGCGTGCAGAACATCGAGCCGTCTCCGCATCGTGCCGGCTCCGCGTACTATGCGGTGCTCTGCTACCTGCTGGGCAATTTCCGTCCCTTCGCCTGGCGCACCGACGATTTTGGCGCGTCGTGGACGCTGCTGACAACGGGAGCGAACGGCATTCCGCCGGATCATCCCGTTCGCGTAGTTCGCGAGGACCCGGTGCGCCAAGGCCTGCTATACGCGGGTACGGAGTTCGGCGCGTTCGTATCGTTTGACAACGGAGCGAAATGGCATTCGCTCCAGCTCAATCTTCCGGCGACGCCGATCACGGACATGAAAGTCCAGCGCGGTGACCTCGTTCTGTCCACTCAGGGCCGCTCGTTCTGGATTCTTGACGACCTCGAGCCACTGCGTCAGCTGGCCGATGGAGTCGCCTCGCGCGCCGCCCATCTCTTCGCGCCACGTGAGTCTTACCG contains:
- a CDS encoding class I SAM-dependent methyltransferase is translated as MSSGIDRVASKFKKRYREYFGGTAGPAFAIKGPDGSRHVFGSGEPEFTLIASDKRSLDAMATLDALVIAESYLNGGIEIEGNIEPVLAHRNFFMDAHPMVTAWHMFWPKIHGQERTDAEHISHHYDIDADFFLSFLDKRHRCYSHGIFECDDESLEDGITRKLQFSLDSVEARPGYRILDVGGGWGAFTEFAGKKDMQVTSLTISRESEKFLNDLIAREKLPCQVKYQHLHEHHPDKPYDAICILGVTEHLPDYDKTLGLYRSMLKPGGKVYLDASAKRKKYDISSFLRRHIYPGNGSPMCLHDYLRAVSESPFQLEGVHDDRHSYALTAKHWAERFDAAREEIERRWGRAQYRKFRLFLWGCYDGFKRDDIQAYRVVLQLPSVA